In one window of Frigoriglobus tundricola DNA:
- a CDS encoding AMP-binding protein produces MIAVVEVVPWLAAALALGAVLTWLCPALLRPILWAFAHACYRFTVHRRDRVPATGGALVVANHVSYVDWLVLWVACPRRATFVMWGHYDRNPLLRFFLSWARARTIRVDARVGRAHAVADALERVARALDAGEVVVMFPEGALSRTGNMLPFGRGVERILKRTRTNVSVIPTATCGLWNGFFSHGGGPVLRKWPKAFRPRVSVLFGRPITRAPLPEGKGEKAEEPTPSPSSLSPALSAELLAGRGKGGEQDLRNSVTGAESEEASRASTPVPSGRGAGGVGLRSADLRLAVQEVTADLAVLESDHLLPVHRRFVRAAAKFRRLFRPAVVDNSGGPARTLTWAKLLVGALCVSRHLRSRVGDGPNVGVWLPTGLGGALANVGLAFIGKAAVNLNYTAGAAAVRSAVKQADIRVVVTAKKFTARAPLDLPEDVRRIYLEDALAAVTAWQRVRTFLLVLLLPGWAIDRFVLGLHRHRLDDTLTIVFSSGSTGEPKGVVLTHRNIAANADASIRTLEIGPGEVLFGILPFFHSFGYTVCLWAPLNAPCVAVYYPDPRQAKEVGELARTHRATLMAATATFLRFYIRRCGADDFRTLRFVVCGAEKLPVKLQDEFFAKFGVLSVEGYGCTELSPVVSCSMPDVHVDGLFQQRNRRGCIGQPIFGVCVRACDPNTLEPLPTGAEGVLCAKGPNVMAGYLHQPERTAAAVRDGWYNTGDAGLIEPDGFIRITGRLSRFAKIAGEMVPLEKLDDEMHEALATGGDRVLAVAAVPDEKRGERLVVLYLPDIEPRLADLFATLPKRGIPNLWVPDRRDCYPVEALPVLGSGKLDLKGLSDMARERALAGT; encoded by the coding sequence ATGATCGCGGTGGTTGAAGTCGTCCCGTGGCTCGCCGCGGCTCTGGCCCTCGGCGCGGTGCTGACGTGGCTGTGCCCGGCGCTGTTGCGGCCCATTTTGTGGGCGTTCGCGCACGCCTGCTACCGGTTCACGGTGCACCGCCGCGACCGCGTTCCGGCGACCGGCGGCGCGCTGGTCGTCGCCAACCACGTGAGCTACGTCGACTGGCTGGTGCTGTGGGTAGCGTGCCCGCGGCGGGCGACGTTCGTGATGTGGGGCCACTACGACCGCAACCCGCTGCTGCGGTTCTTCCTGTCGTGGGCGCGCGCCCGCACGATCCGCGTGGACGCCCGGGTCGGCCGCGCCCACGCCGTCGCGGACGCCCTGGAGCGGGTGGCCCGCGCGCTGGACGCGGGCGAGGTGGTGGTGATGTTCCCCGAAGGCGCGCTGTCGCGAACCGGGAACATGCTCCCGTTCGGCCGCGGGGTCGAGCGGATTCTGAAGCGGACCCGAACGAACGTGTCGGTGATCCCGACCGCGACCTGCGGGCTGTGGAACGGCTTCTTCAGCCACGGCGGCGGGCCGGTGCTGCGCAAGTGGCCGAAGGCGTTCCGCCCGCGGGTGAGCGTGCTGTTCGGAAGACCCATCACCCGGGCCCCACTCCCTGAAGGGAAGGGGGAGAAAGCCGAAGAACCCACCCCCAGCCCCTCGTCTCTCTCCCCGGCCCTGTCAGCGGAGCTTCTCGCGGGCCGAGGGAAGGGAGGGGAGCAAGACCTGCGGAATTCTGTTACTGGAGCGGAATCGGAGGAGGCTTCGCGCGCGTCCACCCCCGTCCCTTCAGGGAGGGGGGCCGGGGGGGTGGGTCTGCGAAGCGCCGACCTGCGTCTCGCGGTCCAGGAGGTCACGGCCGATCTCGCGGTCCTCGAAAGCGACCACCTGCTCCCCGTGCACCGGCGGTTCGTCCGGGCCGCGGCGAAGTTCCGGCGGCTGTTCCGCCCGGCGGTCGTGGACAACTCCGGCGGTCCCGCGCGCACGCTCACCTGGGCGAAGTTGCTCGTCGGCGCGCTGTGCGTCTCGCGCCACTTGCGGTCGCGCGTGGGCGACGGGCCGAACGTCGGCGTCTGGCTCCCGACGGGGCTGGGCGGGGCGCTGGCGAACGTGGGGCTGGCGTTCATCGGCAAGGCGGCGGTGAACCTGAACTACACCGCGGGCGCCGCGGCCGTGCGGTCCGCGGTGAAGCAGGCGGACATTCGTGTCGTTGTCACCGCGAAGAAGTTCACGGCCCGCGCGCCGCTCGATCTGCCCGAAGACGTGCGCCGGATCTACCTCGAAGACGCACTCGCCGCGGTCACCGCGTGGCAGCGCGTCCGCACGTTCCTCCTCGTCCTCCTGCTGCCGGGCTGGGCGATCGACCGCTTCGTTCTCGGACTGCACCGGCACCGGTTGGACGACACGCTCACCATTGTTTTTTCCAGCGGCAGTACCGGCGAGCCGAAGGGCGTCGTGCTGACGCACCGCAACATCGCCGCGAACGCCGACGCGTCCATCCGCACGCTCGAGATCGGTCCGGGCGAGGTGCTGTTCGGCATCCTGCCGTTCTTCCACAGTTTCGGTTACACCGTGTGCCTGTGGGCGCCGCTGAACGCGCCCTGTGTCGCGGTGTACTACCCCGACCCGCGGCAGGCGAAAGAGGTCGGCGAACTCGCGCGCACGCACCGCGCAACCCTGATGGCCGCGACCGCGACCTTTCTGCGGTTTTACATTCGCAGGTGCGGCGCGGACGACTTCCGCACGCTCCGGTTCGTTGTGTGTGGGGCGGAAAAGTTACCGGTGAAGCTCCAGGACGAGTTCTTCGCGAAGTTCGGCGTGCTGTCCGTCGAGGGCTACGGGTGTACGGAACTGTCGCCGGTGGTGTCGTGCAGCATGCCGGACGTACACGTGGACGGCCTGTTCCAGCAGCGGAACCGCCGCGGGTGCATCGGCCAGCCGATCTTCGGCGTGTGCGTGCGGGCCTGCGACCCGAACACGCTGGAGCCGCTGCCGACGGGCGCAGAAGGCGTGTTGTGCGCGAAAGGGCCGAACGTGATGGCGGGCTACCTGCACCAGCCCGAGCGGACCGCGGCCGCGGTGCGGGACGGGTGGTACAACACCGGCGACGCGGGGCTGATCGAACCGGACGGGTTCATTCGCATCACGGGCCGGCTGTCGCGGTTCGCGAAGATCGCGGGCGAGATGGTCCCGCTCGAAAAGCTCGACGACGAGATGCACGAGGCGCTCGCGACGGGCGGCGACCGCGTGCTGGCCGTGGCGGCGGTGCCCGACGAGAAGCGCGGCGAGCGGCTGGTGGTGCTGTACCTGCCCGACATCGAGCCGCGGCTCGCGGACCTGTTCGCAACGCTGCCGAAGCGCGGCATCCCGAACCTGTGGGTGCCGGACCGCCGCGACTGCTACCCCGTGGAGGCGCTGCCGGTGCTGGGCAGCGGCAAGCTCGACCTGAAGGGGCTCAGCGACATGGCCCGAGAGCGGGCGCTGGCTGGTACCTGA
- a CDS encoding IS4 family transposase — protein MTPSTTAPSFGQIHFSGLDLSDARANRRIIDLADMLVGNEAESWPAKFAGPADYRAFGKIVNRPQATHPSVRATHTRVTRDPTARTEDVVLVLHDTTELDYSGRAVRGLGPIGNGWGRGWECHNSLAVVARTGAVLGLANQIRHRRVEPAVTAAEGMAARRDRADRESRLWGHGVDAVGDAPAGRTWIHGCDRGADTFEFLQPMAGAGRSFVIRSRSNRRLVGSEAKLHDHVRSVPAQAGWRGEAREGSGRSRPVKLQGCWATVTVPAPRARHTVTVQVIRVWEVEVPAGETGVEWFLLTDRVVEDVARMREVVSYYPRRPIIEEYHKALKTGCGVEKLQHRTRAALAAAMGITSVLAVALLELRDLARQDTPAVSVVGERAVRVSSVWRSGVVQPHWRVREFLWALGRLGRHVNRPSDGTPGWQTLWRGPRKLRPVIAYDIKSSPTCGTS, from the coding sequence ATGACCCCCAGCACCACCGCACCGAGCTTCGGTCAGATCCACTTCTCGGGCCTCGATTTGAGTGACGCCCGGGCGAACCGGCGGATCATCGATTTGGCCGACATGCTCGTTGGTAATGAGGCCGAGTCGTGGCCCGCCAAGTTCGCCGGCCCCGCCGACTACCGCGCGTTCGGGAAGATCGTGAACCGGCCCCAGGCCACGCACCCGTCCGTTCGAGCCACGCACACCCGGGTCACGCGGGACCCTACGGCCCGGACCGAGGACGTGGTCCTCGTGCTCCACGATACCACCGAGCTCGACTACTCGGGGCGCGCGGTCCGTGGCCTGGGTCCCATCGGCAACGGTTGGGGGCGCGGGTGGGAGTGCCACAATAGTCTGGCCGTCGTGGCCCGAACCGGTGCCGTTCTGGGCTTGGCCAACCAGATCCGGCACCGGCGCGTCGAGCCGGCGGTTACGGCCGCGGAGGGCATGGCCGCGAGGCGGGACCGGGCCGACCGCGAGAGCCGACTCTGGGGACACGGCGTGGACGCGGTCGGCGACGCGCCGGCGGGCCGCACGTGGATCCACGGGTGCGACCGGGGCGCCGACACGTTCGAGTTCCTTCAGCCGATGGCCGGTGCGGGCCGGTCGTTCGTGATCCGGTCCCGGTCGAACCGCCGACTCGTGGGGTCCGAAGCGAAGTTGCACGACCACGTGCGGAGCGTTCCGGCTCAGGCCGGTTGGCGGGGCGAGGCGCGCGAGGGCTCGGGGCGGTCCCGGCCCGTGAAATTGCAGGGGTGCTGGGCGACCGTCACGGTCCCGGCCCCGCGTGCCCGGCACACCGTGACCGTGCAGGTGATCCGCGTGTGGGAGGTCGAGGTGCCGGCCGGGGAAACGGGCGTCGAGTGGTTCCTGCTGACGGACCGCGTGGTGGAGGACGTGGCGCGGATGCGGGAGGTGGTGAGCTACTACCCGAGGCGCCCGATCATCGAGGAGTACCATAAGGCGCTCAAGACCGGATGTGGAGTGGAGAAGCTCCAGCACCGGACCCGGGCGGCACTGGCGGCGGCCATGGGGATCACGTCCGTGCTGGCGGTGGCCCTGCTGGAGTTGCGCGACCTGGCCCGTCAGGACACCCCGGCCGTGAGCGTGGTGGGCGAACGCGCGGTGCGGGTGTCGAGTGTCTGGCGGTCGGGGGTAGTGCAGCCGCACTGGCGGGTACGGGAGTTCCTGTGGGCCTTGGGCCGCCTGGGCAGACACGTGAACCGACCCAGCGACGGAACGCCCGGGTGGCAGACCCTCTGGCGCGGCCCCCGGAAGCTCCGCCCCGTGATCGCATACGACATAAAATCTAGCCCAACTTGTGGTACAAGTTGA